From Salvelinus sp. IW2-2015 linkage group LG2, ASM291031v2, whole genome shotgun sequence, one genomic window encodes:
- the si:ch73-390b10.2 gene encoding Golgi pH regulator, which translates to MSFLMDSVIMFTSQVLFFGFGWLFFMRQLFKDYEVRQYVVQVVFSITFAFSCTMFELIIFEILGALETSSRYFHWKFNLYVILLVLIFVVPFYIGYFVVSNIRLLQRQKLLFACVVWFTFMYFFWKLGDPFPILSPKHGILSIEQLISRVGVIGVTLMALLSGFGAVNCPYTYMSYFLRNVTESDILALERRLLQTMDMIVSKKKRIAMTRRQMYQRGEDQNKQTGFWGMIKSVTSSPPGSENLSLIQQEVDALEELSRQLFLETVDLQATKERIEYSKTFQGKYFNFLGYFFSIYCVWKIFMATINIVFDRVGKTDPVTRGIEITVNYLGIQFDVKFWSQHISFILVGIIIVTSIRGLLITLTKFFYAISSSKSSNVIVLVLAQIMGMYFVSSVLLMRMSMPLEYRSIVTEVLGELQFNFYHRWFDVIFLVSALSSILFLYLAHKQAPEKHMTP; encoded by the exons ATGTCGTTTCTTATGGATTCAGTGATCATGTTCACCTCACAG GTGCTCTTCTTTGGCTTTGGGTGGCTGTTCTTCATGCGGCAGCTGTTCAAAGACTATGAG GTACGGCAGTATGTGGTCCAGGTGGTGTTCTCCATCACTTTTGCCTTCTCCTGCACCATGTTTGAGCTCATCATCTTTGAGATACTGGGTGCATTAGAAACTAG TTCCAGGTATTTCCACTGGAAGTTCAACCTGTATGTGATTCTACTGGTTCTAATCTTTGTGGTGCCATTTTATATCGGCTACTTTGTCGTCAGCAACATCCGCCTTT tgCAGAGACAGAAGCTGCTCTTTGCCTGTGTCGTCTGGTTTACCTTCATGTATTTCTTTTGGAAGTTGGGGGACCCTTTCCCCATCCTCAGTCCCAAACATG GTATCCTGTCCATCGAGCAGTTGATCAGTCGTGTTGGGGTCATAGGGGTCACGCTGATGGCTCTATTGTCCGGCTTTGGTGCTGTCAACTGCCCTTACACCTACATGTCCTACTTCCTACG GAATGTGACAGAGAGTGATATTCTTGCCTTGGAGAGGAGACTTCTTCAGACCATGGACATGATCGTCAGCAAAAAGAAACg CATTGCCATGACACGGAGGCAGATGTACCAGCGAGGGGAAGACCAGAACAAACAGACGGGATTCTGGGGCATGATCAAGAGTGTCACCTCCTCACCACCAGGCAGCGAGA ATTTGTCTCTGATCCAGCAGGAAGTGGATGCTCTGGAGGAGCTGAGTCGCCAGCTCTTCCTGGAGACAGTGGACCTGCAGGCCACCAAG GAGCGGATAGAGTACTCCAAGACATTCCAGGGGAAATACTTTAACTTCTTAGGTTACTTCTTCTCCAtttactgtgtgtggaaaatcttcatg GCCACMATCAACATTGTTTTCGACCGTGTAGGGAAGACTGATCCAGTGACRAGAGGGATTGAGATCACAGTTAACTACTTGGGCATTCAGTTTGAT GTGAAGTTCTGGTCTCAGCACATCTCCTTTATCCTGGTGGGCATCATCATCGTCACTTCTATTAGAGGCCTTCTCATCACACTCACTAAG TTCTTCTATGCCATCTCCAGCAGCAAGTCCTCCAATGTTATAGTGCTGGTCCTGGCTCAAATTATG ggGATGTACTTTGTGTCGTCGGTTCTCCTCATGAGGATGAGCATGCCTCTGGAGTATCGCTCCATCGTGACCGAAGTGCTGGGAGAGCTGCAGTTCAACTTCTACCATCGATGGTTCGACGTCATCTTCCTCGTCAGCGCCCTCTCCAgcatcctcttcctctacctcgcCCACAAACAGGCACCCGAGAAGCACATGACACCCTAG